A stretch of DNA from Dokdonia sp. PRO95:
GCTGGTTACTACCATTAATAGAAGAATAACCACGGATAATAATGTTTGTACCAGATCCTGCAAGTCCAGAGGTTTGCTGTATGTTTACCCCAGGAGCTTTACCTTGAAGTACACGAGCAACATCTGTAGAAGGTCTTGATCCAATCGCTTCAGATTGAATGGTGGTTACTGCATAACCTACCGCCTTTTTTTCTCTTTTAATTCCTTGAGCAGTAACAATTACTTCTTCAAGAGCATTATCTGTTGCAAGGCCTACGTTAATAGTTGTCTGATTTCCTACAGTTATTTCCTTTGTAGTGAATCCTACGAAACTGAAAATAAGAACATCAGTTGGACTCGCTTGAATTGAATAATTACCGTCAAAATCGGTTTGTGTTCCAGTTGATGTTCCTTTAACAATGACATTTGCACCAGGCAAAGGACCATTTTCTTCGGTAACAGTTCCGGAAACTGTTGTCTGTGCAAGGGAAACTTGCACTACAAACGCTAGTAATAGCGTTAAAATTCCACTAAACTTTGTTTTCATTTTTATAAATTATTTGAATTAGCCGTGGCTAAAATAACATTTTATATATAAAAATTAATATTTCTTTAACGAAATTAAGGTTGGAAATGAGGTTAGTAGGGTGTTTTATTAACTTATTATTAATATTTATAGTCTTAATGTTCAGAAAAACAGAGGGTTGACATGAAATGACATATTGTTAAGAAAAATTCAAAATTATTACAAAAGCTTTATGATTTTAACATTTTATAATTCATTAGATTTTATTGTTTACTATTGCTAATCTGTTAAGCCAAAAAAAAAAGGCCACTCATGAATTGAGTGGCCTTTTTAGATGTTAATTACAAAAGTTTAGTTAACGTCCCAAAATAATTTACTGATTATTAAATCGCCATTTGATAAGTTGGCTGCCGCTGCGTCTCTGTTCGCACCGTTGAGAGTTTGTAATATTTGTGGGTATCTTAATCTAAATGGTAAATCAGATACCGATGGATCAACAGGTCCTGCTTCAAAAACGTAACTTTCTACTCTGTTTTCTGGTGCTAGTCCATCAATCTGTTCTTGAGGAAGATCAACAGTTTCATTTACCTGAACTAAAATGTTAGGAAAACCTGTTCTTCTGTACTCAGTGTAAGCTTGATGTCCTTGCATGTATAAAGCAATATATTTTTGATTTAAAACATTTGCTTGATTTGCTGGAGGAAGGTTGCTTACAAATGTCGCTATATCTACAGCAGGAACTCCCCACTTTTCCATACTTGCTGCTACACCGTCTTCATAGTTCGCTTGCGCGAAACCATTTCTTTCAGAAATTAAGAACTGAACTTCCGCATATTCCATCAGCATTTCTCGGTAATCAGGTTTAATAACATTACTACTTGGATAAGAGTATGTAGTTCTATCTAGAAAATTAGTATTTCTAAATGCATACGGCACTCCTAAATAGTCATCGTAATCCATAGTTACTGCTGCTGTCCCTGATTTCACATCTTCGATGTCAACAGAAATTGGCACAGCCATTTGAAATAATCTTGGATCTTGATCAAAGTTTCCTCTTTCACCTTTAAGTAGTTCAACAAAAGGAGCAGCTACTGCAAAGTCTGTTCTAGTAAGAAATGCTCCCCATAGTGGAGATGCATTTGCGTCTGCAGTATCATAGGCTTGTGAAGCATTGTCATCATTTGATGTCATTACTCCGCTAGCAATTGCTGCGTCAAAAGCAGTTTGATATGCACCAGCATCAACACCTTTGATAGTTGTAGCAACTCTTAAGATAAGTGAGTTAGCAAACTTTTTCCATTTTGTTGCATCACCATTAAATATGTTGTCTCCATTTGTAAAAACAAGTTCATCCTCATTAATCATATCTGCAGATTCTCTTAGTTCTTTAAGAATATCTGTGTAGATGTCCTCTTGCGCAGCAAATACAGGTGTAAAGTTTCCAGCTTCTAATTGTGCTGCTTGGAAAGTTTCATTGTCAGATCCATAAGAGTAGTAAGGCACATCCCCAAAGAAATTTGTCAACTCATAGAACATATAAGATAACATAATACGAGATGCAGCAATTTGATTATCATTATTGCCTGATGCAGCTGCATCGCCTCTTGTTTCCTCATTAGTATTTAAATCTAAAATTGCTTTGAAATCTGTCATCGTCAAATACGTGTTGTTGTAAATTGATTCGGCAGTTGTCTCACGATAAAGAAATCTATCTTCATCAGCATAGGCGGTTTGTCCCCAGTATTGCATCCAAGGTAATGTTAGACGCCCTTCGTTAAATCCACTTCTTGAGAAATCTGTAAATTGTTTCGTAGCGCTTGAAAATATATTAGCGGTTGGAACGACCTCAGGTTGGTTAGGATTTATGTTTAGCTCAACTAAGTCATCGGTGCATGATGTGAATGCGCCCGTGATTA
This window harbors:
- a CDS encoding SusD/RagB family nutrient-binding outer membrane lipoprotein; its protein translation is MKTNFFIIILLITGAFTSCTDDLVELNINPNQPEVVPTANIFSSATKQFTDFSRSGFNEGRLTLPWMQYWGQTAYADEDRFLYRETTAESIYNNTYLTMTDFKAILDLNTNEETRGDAAASGNNDNQIAASRIMLSYMFYELTNFFGDVPYYSYGSDNETFQAAQLEAGNFTPVFAAQEDIYTDILKELRESADMINEDELVFTNGDNIFNGDATKWKKFANSLILRVATTIKGVDAGAYQTAFDAAIASGVMTSNDDNASQAYDTADANASPLWGAFLTRTDFAVAAPFVELLKGERGNFDQDPRLFQMAVPISVDIEDVKSGTAAVTMDYDDYLGVPYAFRNTNFLDRTTYSYPSSNVIKPDYREMLMEYAEVQFLISERNGFAQANYEDGVAASMEKWGVPAVDIATFVSNLPPANQANVLNQKYIALYMQGHQAYTEYRRTGFPNILVQVNETVDLPQEQIDGLAPENRVESYVFEAGPVDPSVSDLPFRLRYPQILQTLNGANRDAAAANLSNGDLIISKLFWDVN